The Cloeon dipterum chromosome X, ieCloDipt1.1, whole genome shotgun sequence genome includes a window with the following:
- the AP-1mu gene encoding AP-1 complex subunit mu-1: protein MSSSAIYFLDIKGKVLISRNYRGDIDLGVIEKFMPLLMEKEEEGTLTPILQTNECTFAYIKYNNLYIVSTSKKNANIALVFVFLHKIVQVMNEYFKEMEEESIRDNFVVIYELMDELLDFGYPQTTDSKILQEYITQEGHKLEVQPRPPLAVTNAVSWRSEGIKYRKNEVFLDVIESVNLLANANGNVLRSEIVGAIKMRVYLSGMPELRLGLNDKVLFESTGRGKSKSVELEDVKFHQCVRLSRFENDRTISFIPPDGEFELMSYRLNTHVKPLIWIESVIERHAHSRVEYMIKAKSQFKRRSTANNVEIIIPVPADADSPKFKTTIGSVKYAPEQNAINWTIKSFPGGKEYLMRAHFGLPSVESEDSEGKPPIQVKFEIPYFTTSGIQVRYLKIIEKSGYQALPWVRYITQNGDYQLRTN, encoded by the exons ATGTCGTCGTCAGCAATTTACTTCTTGGACATAAAAGGAAAG GTTCTGATCTCGCGGAACTACAGAGGTGACATAGACCTCGGTGTGATAGAAAAGTTCATGCCTCTGTTGATGGAAAAGGAGGAGGAGGGCACCCTGACTCCAATTTTGCAAACCAATGAATGCACTTTTGCTTACATCAAGTACAACAACCTTTACATCGTTTCGACCTCTAAGAAAAACGCGAACATCGCCCTAGTATTCGTCTTTCTCCACAAAATTGTTCAG GTTATGAATGAGTATTTCAAAGAGATGGAAGAGGAGAGTATAAGGGACAATTTCGTCGTTATTTACGAGCTGATGGATGAGTTGTTGGACTTTGGATACCCCCAAACGACCGATAGCAAAATTCTGCAAGA GTACATTACTCAAGAGGGCCACAAGCTGGAAGTGCAGCCAAGACCACCGCTTGCAGTGACAAACGCTGTTTCGTGGCGCTCTGAAGGCATCAAATACAGAAAGAATGAGGTCTTCCTTGATGTTATTGAATCCGTCAACCTGCTG gcaaATGCCAACGGGAACGTCCTGCGTAGTGAAATCGTTGGTGCAATTAAAATGCGAGTTTACCTGTCTGGAATGCCAGAGTTAAGGCTTGGTCTCAACGACAAAGTGTTGTTTGAGAGCACTGGTCGAggcaaatcaaaatcagtcGAATTGGAGGATGTTAAATTCCACCAATGTGTCAGGCTGTCAAG GTTTGAAAATGACAGAACTATCTCGTTTATCCCTCCAGACGGTGAATTTGAGCTGATGTCTTACAGACTAAACACACAC GTGAAGCCCTTGATCTGGATTGAGTCGGTGATTGAGCGGCACGCTCACAGCCGCGTCGAGTACATGATTAAGGCCAAGTCGCAGTTCAAGCGACGCTCCACGGCCAACAACGTGGAAATCATCATTCCTGTACCAGCTGACGCTGACTCGCCAAAATTCAAAACGACCATCGGCAGCGTCAAGTACGCTCCTGAGCAGAATGCCATCAACTGGACCATCAAGTCATTTCCG GGTGGAAAGGAGTACTTAATGAGAGCGCACTTTGGGCTGCCCAGCGTCGAGAGCGAAGACTCGGAAGGAAAGCCTCCCATCCAAGTGAAATTTGAGATACCCTACTTCACAACTTCAGGAATTCAG GTCCGCTACCTTAAAATTATCGAGAAGAGTGGCTACCAGGCATTGCCATGGGTCCGATACATCACCCAGAACGGCGACTACCAACTGCGAACCAACTGA